From one Amycolatopsis sp. FDAARGOS 1241 genomic stretch:
- a CDS encoding PhoU domain-containing protein, with protein MRDTFHGELAQLGGELSEMCAFSTQAMREATRALLTADLLLAEQVLSGDAELDWRRAECEEHAQALLALQAPVAHELRSVLAAVYSADKIERMGDLAAHIAGIARFHHPHHAVPAELEEMFSVLGELTAAMADRLTELLAAPVEGMHAELENADQAVDDLHARVLGLITTPTWHDGPAVASNAALLARFYERFGDQVVSVAKRLEFAATGSLPA; from the coding sequence GTGCGGGACACGTTCCACGGCGAGTTGGCTCAGCTCGGCGGCGAGCTGAGTGAAATGTGCGCGTTCAGCACGCAGGCGATGCGAGAAGCCACCAGAGCGCTCCTGACCGCGGACCTGCTGCTGGCCGAGCAGGTGCTCAGCGGAGACGCCGAGCTGGACTGGCGGCGCGCCGAGTGCGAAGAGCACGCCCAGGCGCTGCTGGCGTTGCAGGCGCCGGTCGCCCACGAGCTGCGGAGCGTGCTCGCCGCGGTTTACAGCGCGGACAAGATCGAGCGGATGGGCGACCTGGCGGCCCACATCGCCGGCATCGCCCGATTCCACCACCCCCACCACGCGGTCCCCGCCGAGCTGGAAGAGATGTTCAGCGTGCTCGGTGAGCTCACCGCCGCCATGGCCGACCGGCTCACCGAACTGCTCGCCGCACCGGTCGAGGGCATGCACGCCGAACTGGAGAACGCCGACCAGGCCGTCGACGACCTCCACGCCCGCGTCCTCGGCCTGATCACCACCCCGACCTGGCACGACGGCCCCGCCGTCGCGTCCAACGCGGCCCTGCTGGCGCGCTTCTACGAACGCTTCGGTGACCAGGTCGTTTCGGTGGCCAAACGCCTCGAATTCGCCGCGACCGGCAGTCTGCCCGCCTGA
- the ilvD gene encoding dihydroxy-acid dehydratase: MEQDRPLLRSQRLRLVNHQGDALRLGMNWTEEDLGKPQVLVDSAYGMGHPGTFHFRELIEEVSNGVYEAGGKPGVFTVSDICDGVVQATDGMSYSLISRDIMAAMIEIHALGHPHDGMVLISGNDKSVPAHLLAIARCDLPAIHLPGGTQLNAPDYVTSNKMWEMGAAVERGELPRQDLESAQRGACPTCGACQFMGSASTGQVLAEALGLALPGSALVPAPLTKLLRYARATGKQLVTMIHQNLTPRRILTREAFENAIIIHAAVGGSTNALLHLPPIAQEAGVEITIDDFDRIHRRVPVLANVKTTGRYPVEYFWYAGGVPAVMLELREMLHLGCLTVTGKTLGENLEDIEHDPFFFAERRGYLNNVKVERDEIIRTRSDPFSADGGVAVLYGNLAPAGAMIKTFSVPEQMHVHTGPARVFDFEEEAVHALVKRQISPGDVLVIRYEGPRANGMPEMYYAAAILSADRVLNTTTAIVTDGRYSGAMRGPCIGHVAPEALEGGPIALIEDNDLIEINAPERRLAIVGVKGERRPPDEVETVLAERRSIWKPPQPRHSKGILSLYSRVAPGTAEGASIT; encoded by the coding sequence ATGGAACAAGATCGCCCGCTGCTCAGGAGCCAGCGGCTGCGCCTGGTCAACCACCAGGGTGACGCGCTCCGACTCGGGATGAACTGGACAGAGGAAGACCTCGGCAAACCGCAGGTGCTGGTCGACAGCGCCTACGGCATGGGCCACCCGGGCACGTTCCACTTCCGGGAACTGATCGAGGAAGTCAGCAACGGTGTCTACGAGGCCGGCGGGAAACCGGGGGTCTTCACCGTGAGCGACATCTGCGACGGCGTCGTCCAGGCCACGGACGGCATGAGCTATTCGCTCATCTCCCGCGACATCATGGCGGCCATGATCGAGATCCACGCGCTGGGACATCCCCACGACGGCATGGTCCTGATCTCCGGCAACGACAAATCGGTTCCCGCCCACCTGCTCGCGATCGCCCGCTGCGACCTGCCGGCCATCCACCTGCCCGGAGGCACTCAGCTGAACGCACCCGACTACGTGACGTCGAACAAGATGTGGGAGATGGGGGCCGCCGTCGAACGCGGCGAGCTTCCGCGCCAAGACCTGGAGAGCGCGCAGCGCGGCGCGTGCCCGACCTGCGGGGCGTGCCAGTTCATGGGCAGCGCCAGCACCGGACAAGTGCTGGCCGAGGCACTCGGCCTGGCCCTGCCCGGATCCGCGCTCGTCCCGGCGCCACTGACCAAACTGCTGCGGTACGCCAGGGCGACGGGCAAACAGCTCGTCACCATGATCCACCAGAACCTGACGCCACGGCGCATCCTGACGCGTGAGGCATTCGAAAACGCCATCATCATCCACGCCGCTGTCGGCGGATCGACCAACGCGCTCCTGCATCTCCCGCCGATCGCGCAGGAAGCGGGTGTCGAGATCACCATCGACGACTTCGACCGCATCCACCGGCGGGTCCCCGTGCTCGCCAACGTGAAGACGACCGGCCGCTACCCGGTCGAATACTTCTGGTACGCGGGCGGCGTTCCCGCGGTCATGCTCGAGCTCCGGGAAATGCTGCACCTCGGCTGTCTCACCGTGACCGGCAAAACGCTCGGCGAGAACCTCGAGGACATCGAGCACGACCCGTTCTTCTTCGCGGAACGGCGCGGTTACCTCAACAACGTCAAGGTCGAGCGTGACGAGATCATCCGCACGCGGTCCGACCCGTTCAGCGCCGACGGTGGAGTGGCCGTGCTGTACGGGAACCTCGCGCCCGCCGGCGCGATGATCAAGACGTTCTCCGTACCCGAGCAGATGCACGTCCACACCGGGCCCGCCCGGGTGTTCGACTTCGAAGAAGAAGCGGTCCACGCTCTGGTCAAGCGCCAGATCTCGCCGGGCGACGTCCTCGTCATCCGCTACGAGGGTCCACGCGCCAACGGCATGCCGGAGATGTACTACGCGGCCGCCATCCTCTCCGCCGACCGCGTCCTGAACACCACCACCGCGATCGTCACCGACGGCCGTTACTCGGGTGCGATGAGAGGACCGTGCATCGGGCACGTCGCACCCGAAGCGCTGGAAGGCGGTCCGATCGCGCTCATCGAGGACAACGACCTCATCGAGATCAACGCGCCCGAACGGCGGCTCGCGATCGTCGGGGTGAAAGGCGAACGCCGCCCGCCGGACGAGGTCGAGACCGTTCTCGCGGAGCGACGCAGCATCTGGAAGCCGCCGCAACCACGCCACAGCAAGGGAATCCTCTCGCTGTACTCACGGGTTGCCCCCGGCACGGCCGAAGGAGCCTCGATCACCTAG
- a CDS encoding C-terminal binding protein, translated as MTKQTQQTVVIADYDYGDVDVERAIVEDAGLRLVAADCKTEDEVIAAAADADAIIVQYATVGAKAINAFTRCKVIARYGTGVDIVDVGSATRRGILVTNVPNDWCENEVADHAMALLLAAARKIRGYDRAARAGTWQWQSGEPIRRLQGRTLGLLAFGAIAQAIATRARAFGMLVMAHDPYLAPEDVVAHGAQPASFDELLAHSDYLVVQAPLTEETHHLIGEPELRRMKPTSILINTARGPIIDDEALYAALNEGRITAAGLDDLEEEPAKQRNWKPVNPLFSLDNVLITPHAAYYSDEAIRTVRDFAAHEVVRVLTGAPPLSPVNAAELAVVHSGPSS; from the coding sequence ATGACGAAGCAAACGCAGCAGACCGTGGTCATCGCCGACTACGACTACGGTGACGTGGACGTCGAGCGGGCGATCGTCGAGGACGCCGGTCTCCGGCTGGTCGCCGCCGACTGCAAGACCGAGGACGAGGTCATCGCGGCCGCCGCGGATGCCGACGCGATCATCGTCCAGTACGCCACGGTCGGAGCGAAGGCGATCAACGCCTTCACCCGGTGCAAGGTCATCGCGCGCTACGGCACCGGTGTCGACATCGTCGACGTGGGCTCGGCCACCCGGCGCGGCATCCTCGTGACCAACGTCCCCAACGACTGGTGCGAGAACGAGGTCGCCGATCACGCCATGGCCCTGCTCCTCGCCGCCGCCAGGAAGATCCGCGGCTACGATCGCGCGGCCCGCGCCGGGACCTGGCAGTGGCAGTCCGGCGAACCGATCCGGCGGCTGCAGGGACGTACCCTCGGGCTGCTGGCGTTCGGCGCGATCGCGCAGGCGATCGCGACGAGGGCACGCGCGTTCGGCATGCTCGTCATGGCCCATGATCCTTACCTGGCGCCGGAAGACGTGGTGGCGCACGGTGCCCAGCCGGCCTCCTTCGACGAGTTGCTCGCGCACTCGGACTACCTCGTGGTCCAGGCGCCGCTGACCGAGGAGACCCACCACCTCATCGGCGAGCCGGAACTCCGGCGCATGAAGCCGACGTCGATTCTCATCAACACGGCTCGCGGGCCCATCATCGACGACGAGGCGCTGTACGCGGCGTTGAACGAAGGCCGGATCACCGCAGCGGGCTTGGACGACCTCGAGGAGGAACCCGCCAAGCAGCGGAACTGGAAACCGGTGAACCCGCTGTTCAGCCTGGACAACGTGCTCATCACGCCGCATGCGGCCTACTACTCCGACGAAGCGATCCGCACGGTCCGCGACTTCGCGGCCCACGAGGTGGTGCGGGTGCTGACCGGGGCGCCGCCGCTGTCACCCGTGAACGCCGCCGAACTCGCCGTTGTCCATTCCGGACCGTCGTCGTGA
- a CDS encoding DUF3500 domain-containing protein, with product MTHPDPARRMVDAANAWLDSLDDRQRSAAAVAWPSDEERHRWYYTPTDHGGLPLQQMRPAQQSLAMQLLATGLSRPGYVTATTIMGLENVLDQVEGWQVGWGRERGRDPQLYWLRVFGEPSVAGPWSWRFGGHHISVQHLVAGGRVEASSPAFLGADPAESPLLGGHLLRPLGAAEDLARDLVRSLDDGQAARALISPVAPVDIVGGNRPRIQDGDRLMPLPDVWRGRFADPRLADRVEAMHRGAEEKADFGPEHDEAVRLTRVPKGIAAADLSREQQALLRAVLDVFLGRIPDELAEREARKFAGDRLRPVRFAWAGGFERGEPHYYRLQGPRLLAEYDNTQRDVNHVHTVWRDPEGDFGDDVLARHLAAFHPGR from the coding sequence ATGACGCACCCGGACCCGGCCCGGCGCATGGTCGACGCCGCGAACGCCTGGCTCGACAGCCTCGACGACCGGCAACGGTCCGCCGCGGCGGTGGCCTGGCCGTCGGACGAGGAACGGCACCGGTGGTACTACACCCCGACCGATCACGGCGGGTTGCCGCTCCAGCAGATGCGCCCGGCTCAGCAGAGTCTCGCCATGCAACTGCTGGCCACGGGATTGTCGCGCCCCGGGTACGTGACGGCCACGACGATCATGGGCTTGGAGAACGTGCTCGACCAGGTCGAAGGCTGGCAGGTCGGCTGGGGCCGGGAACGAGGCCGCGATCCCCAGCTGTACTGGCTGCGCGTGTTCGGCGAACCGAGCGTCGCCGGGCCCTGGTCGTGGCGGTTCGGCGGGCACCACATCTCGGTGCAGCACCTCGTGGCCGGCGGCCGGGTCGAGGCCAGTTCGCCGGCGTTCCTCGGCGCCGACCCGGCCGAGTCCCCGTTGCTGGGTGGGCATCTCCTACGTCCGCTCGGCGCGGCCGAGGACCTCGCACGGGACCTGGTCCGGTCTCTCGACGACGGCCAGGCGGCCCGGGCGTTGATCTCACCGGTCGCGCCGGTGGACATCGTCGGCGGCAACCGGCCCCGCATCCAGGACGGCGACCGGCTGATGCCGCTTCCCGACGTGTGGCGCGGCCGGTTCGCCGATCCCCGCCTCGCCGACCGCGTCGAGGCCATGCACCGGGGAGCCGAGGAGAAGGCGGATTTCGGGCCCGAACACGACGAGGCGGTGCGCCTCACCCGGGTCCCGAAAGGCATCGCGGCCGCCGACCTGAGCCGCGAGCAGCAAGCTCTGCTGCGCGCGGTGCTGGACGTTTTCCTCGGCCGGATCCCCGACGAACTCGCCGAGCGCGAGGCCCGCAAGTTCGCCGGGGACCGGCTGCGCCCGGTCCGCTTCGCCTGGGCCGGCGGCTTCGAACGCGGCGAGCCGCACTACTACCGGCTCCAAGGGCCACGTCTGCTCGCCGAATACGACAACACCCAGCGCGACGTCAACCACGTGCACACCGTATGGCGCGACCCCGAGGGCGACTTCGGGGACGACGTGCTCGCCCGCCACCTCGCCGCGTTCCACCCGGGCCGCTGA
- a CDS encoding universal stress protein, whose translation MTAWGRTMVVGTDGSPGAQEAVRWAAAMASERKRDLLIAHGMEFILRFHDLDIAGIDEVGTLAQHVAESYVAEAREVALTVDRSLTVTTEIVPESAAALLVDLSRNARMVVLGGSGMGALSGILVGSAVPTVVSQAHCPVAVVRDRDGTVPTVGPVVVGVDGSPNSEQAIGVAFEEASFRGVPLVAVYAWSDITYEYMYGTAKVMPQWEAIEPAEQRLLAQRLAGCQEDHPDVQVRRRLVRNNPRQALLEESAHAQLVVVGSRGRGGFKGLLLGSTSQALVRQAQCPVLIVRPEPAA comes from the coding sequence ATGACCGCGTGGGGACGCACGATGGTGGTCGGAACGGATGGCTCGCCCGGGGCCCAGGAGGCCGTGCGGTGGGCGGCGGCCATGGCGTCGGAGCGCAAGCGTGATCTGCTGATCGCGCACGGCATGGAGTTCATCCTCCGCTTCCACGACCTCGACATCGCGGGGATCGACGAGGTGGGCACGCTGGCCCAGCACGTCGCGGAAAGCTATGTCGCCGAAGCCCGCGAGGTGGCGCTCACGGTGGACCGTTCACTCACCGTCACGACTGAAATAGTGCCCGAATCGGCCGCGGCTCTGCTGGTCGACCTGTCCCGCAACGCGCGGATGGTCGTGCTGGGCGGGAGCGGGATGGGCGCGTTGAGCGGCATACTCGTCGGCTCGGCCGTGCCGACGGTCGTGAGCCAGGCGCACTGCCCGGTGGCGGTCGTCCGCGACCGCGACGGGACGGTGCCGACGGTGGGGCCGGTGGTGGTCGGCGTCGACGGGAGCCCGAACAGCGAGCAGGCGATCGGCGTCGCCTTCGAGGAAGCATCGTTCCGCGGGGTGCCCCTGGTCGCCGTGTACGCCTGGAGTGACATCACGTACGAGTACATGTACGGGACGGCGAAGGTGATGCCGCAGTGGGAAGCCATCGAGCCGGCCGAGCAGCGGCTGCTGGCCCAGCGGCTGGCAGGCTGTCAAGAAGACCACCCGGACGTGCAGGTCCGGCGCCGCCTGGTGCGCAACAACCCGCGGCAGGCGTTGCTGGAGGAGTCGGCGCACGCGCAACTGGTGGTGGTCGGCAGCCGCGGCCGCGGCGGGTTCAAGGGGCTGCTGCTGGGGTCGACGAGCCAGGCGTTGGTCCGGCAGGCGCAATGTCCCGTGCTCATCGTCCGCCCGGAGCCGGCGGCGTGA
- a CDS encoding glycoside hydrolase family 15 protein, which translates to MTLEPDPPFRPVRTRDGYPPLEDLGLIGDGSTIALAGLDGSIRWLCLPRFDSEPLLCGLLDREHGGQFSITPEGLTEARERYEPDTGVLVTELRSATGTVRITDALALRPGADLTDDVPAGRGELVRSVVVLHGHVRLRVDLEPRDGAQARVAASGLVVMPARRPDLRLHLRSSRPLSGLHGSYDLVQGDSVDLVLSWGRIHRHHRFDASAMLEATAGAWRKWMAGFSYAGPAEPLVRRAAITLKLCDHWVSGSLVAAPTSSLPAPVGGVRNWDYRYTWIRDAAFTVFALRRIGFADEADAFLGWVLDAFEQSRRPRIMYDLDGGPVPAEWEDAGLEGYRRSAPVRWGNGAADQRQHDVYGEVLDCADQWVRAGNQLEQPLWSALAGLAEAAGESWRQPDQGIWEVRSEGRVFTYSAAMCQVALDRAASIGERLGLPGPVPAWRAAAAKLRQIILDESWDERAQTLSEHLDGGGSLDASLLALPLRRVLPAGHPRMVATTAAVAERLSAGGGLLYRYLHDDSPDGIAGDEGAFLLCSFWLVDNLALQGRLDEADELYASLCARASPLGLLPEQIDPSTGEFTGNFPQAFSHIGVIASGVTLARARARASR; encoded by the coding sequence ATGACACTCGAACCGGACCCGCCCTTCCGGCCGGTCCGCACCCGGGACGGCTACCCGCCGCTCGAGGACCTCGGGCTGATCGGCGACGGATCGACCATCGCGCTGGCCGGCCTGGACGGCAGCATCCGCTGGTTGTGCCTCCCGCGTTTCGATTCCGAGCCGCTGTTGTGCGGTTTGCTGGACCGTGAGCACGGCGGTCAGTTCAGCATCACGCCCGAAGGCCTGACCGAGGCGCGGGAGCGGTACGAGCCCGACACCGGGGTGCTGGTCACCGAGCTGCGCAGCGCGACCGGCACGGTCCGGATCACCGATGCGCTGGCGCTGCGCCCGGGCGCCGACCTCACCGATGACGTGCCCGCGGGCCGGGGTGAGCTGGTCCGATCGGTGGTGGTCCTGCACGGGCACGTGCGGCTGCGGGTGGATCTGGAGCCCCGTGACGGCGCCCAGGCCCGCGTTGCCGCCAGCGGCCTGGTGGTCATGCCCGCGCGGCGGCCGGACCTGCGGCTGCACCTGCGGTCCAGCCGACCGCTCAGTGGCCTGCACGGGAGTTACGACCTGGTGCAGGGCGATTCGGTGGACCTGGTGCTGTCGTGGGGCCGCATTCACCGCCACCACCGGTTCGACGCGAGCGCGATGCTCGAGGCCACCGCAGGGGCGTGGCGCAAGTGGATGGCGGGCTTCAGCTACGCCGGCCCGGCCGAGCCCTTGGTCCGGCGGGCTGCGATCACCTTGAAGCTGTGCGACCACTGGGTCAGCGGGTCACTCGTCGCCGCGCCGACGTCGTCCTTGCCGGCGCCGGTCGGCGGAGTGCGCAACTGGGACTACCGCTACACCTGGATCCGGGACGCGGCCTTCACCGTGTTCGCCCTGCGCCGGATCGGGTTCGCGGACGAGGCCGACGCGTTCCTGGGCTGGGTGCTGGACGCGTTCGAGCAGAGCCGGCGGCCGCGGATCATGTACGACCTCGACGGCGGACCGGTCCCGGCGGAATGGGAGGACGCGGGTCTCGAAGGGTACCGGCGCTCCGCCCCGGTGCGGTGGGGCAACGGCGCGGCCGACCAGCGCCAGCACGACGTCTACGGCGAGGTCCTCGACTGCGCAGACCAGTGGGTCCGCGCCGGCAACCAGCTCGAACAGCCGCTGTGGTCCGCGCTGGCCGGGCTCGCCGAGGCCGCCGGGGAGTCCTGGCGCCAACCCGACCAGGGCATCTGGGAGGTGCGCAGCGAGGGCCGGGTCTTCACCTACTCCGCGGCGATGTGCCAGGTGGCGTTGGACCGCGCCGCGTCCATCGGCGAGCGGCTGGGCCTGCCGGGGCCGGTTCCGGCGTGGCGCGCAGCCGCGGCCAAGCTGCGCCAGATCATCCTCGACGAGTCCTGGGACGAGCGAGCCCAGACGCTGAGCGAGCACCTCGACGGCGGCGGCAGCCTGGACGCGAGCCTGCTCGCCCTTCCGCTGCGGCGGGTCCTCCCCGCCGGTCACCCGCGCATGGTGGCCACCACCGCGGCCGTGGCCGAGCGCCTGTCGGCCGGCGGCGGATTGCTCTACCGCTATTTGCACGACGACTCTCCCGACGGCATCGCCGGTGACGAGGGCGCCTTCCTGCTGTGCAGCTTCTGGCTGGTCGACAACCTGGCCCTGCAGGGCCGGCTCGACGAGGCCGACGAGCTCTACGCCTCGCTGTGCGCCCGGGCCAGTCCACTCGGCCTGCTGCCGGAGCAGATCGACCCGTCGACGGGCGAGTTCACCGGGAACTTTCCGCAGGCGTTCAGTCACATCGGCGTGATCGCCAGCGGCGTGACTCTCGCCAGGGCCAGGGCACGTGCATCGAGATGA
- a CDS encoding glucose-6-phosphate dehydrogenase has translation MMERLAIFGATGDLTARYLLPGLAALRAAGHLGDSFQLAGAGRHDWDTAEFRCWAGAQLDRHAGELPASVRDTVVAASHYRRADVSDPAEVAAVVAGDGPVAAYLALPPAVFPAAVSALSEADLAPGSRIVLEKPFGEDLDSAVELNRLLADLMPEQAVFRVDHFLAMTTVQNVLGTRLANRMLEPVWNAAHIAEVDITWDESLALEGRAGYYDGAGALKDMVQNHLLQLLCLVAMEPPISLGERDLRDRKLDVLRSVQPLTDADIVHRTRRARYTAGRLDGREVPAYTGEAGVDTARRTETFAEVELELDNWRWAGTIFRLRSGKALRRDRKEVAVHFRHVPHLPLGHSGEALPNVLRFGLDPEDVTLDLTGIGASAHTFAPLTLTARIDPPELPAYGRLLLDVLDGNAALSIRGDEAEEAWRVLTPVLSAWAKDLVPLDEYPAGSDGPAEGTR, from the coding sequence ATGATGGAGCGGCTCGCGATCTTCGGGGCGACCGGTGACCTCACCGCGCGCTACCTGTTGCCCGGGCTCGCCGCATTGCGAGCAGCCGGGCACCTCGGCGACAGCTTCCAGCTGGCCGGCGCCGGCCGGCACGACTGGGACACCGCCGAGTTCCGGTGCTGGGCCGGCGCCCAGCTCGACCGGCACGCCGGAGAACTCCCGGCTTCGGTCAGGGACACCGTCGTGGCGGCATCGCACTATCGGCGTGCAGACGTCAGCGACCCCGCCGAAGTCGCTGCTGTCGTCGCCGGTGACGGGCCGGTCGCCGCGTACCTGGCGCTGCCTCCGGCCGTGTTCCCCGCGGCGGTCTCCGCTCTGTCCGAAGCGGACCTGGCACCCGGCAGCAGGATCGTCCTGGAGAAGCCGTTCGGTGAGGACCTCGACAGCGCGGTGGAGCTGAATCGCCTGCTCGCCGACCTCATGCCCGAGCAGGCGGTGTTCCGCGTCGACCACTTCCTCGCCATGACCACGGTCCAGAACGTGCTCGGCACCCGGCTGGCCAACCGCATGCTGGAGCCGGTCTGGAACGCCGCGCACATCGCCGAAGTGGACATCACCTGGGACGAATCACTGGCGCTGGAAGGCCGGGCGGGCTACTACGACGGCGCCGGCGCGCTCAAGGACATGGTGCAGAACCACCTGCTGCAACTGCTCTGCCTCGTCGCCATGGAACCGCCGATCAGCCTGGGCGAACGCGACCTGCGCGACCGCAAGCTCGACGTGCTGCGCTCGGTGCAGCCGCTCACCGACGCCGACATCGTCCACCGCACGCGCCGCGCCCGTTACACGGCCGGGCGGCTCGACGGCCGTGAAGTCCCCGCCTACACCGGCGAGGCCGGCGTGGACACCGCCCGCCGCACCGAGACCTTCGCCGAGGTGGAACTCGAACTGGACAACTGGCGCTGGGCGGGCACGATCTTCCGGCTCCGCAGCGGGAAAGCACTCCGGCGAGACCGCAAGGAGGTAGCGGTGCACTTCCGGCACGTGCCGCACCTGCCCCTCGGCCACAGCGGAGAAGCGCTGCCCAACGTGCTGAGGTTCGGGCTCGACCCCGAGGACGTGACCCTGGACCTGACCGGCATCGGGGCCAGCGCCCACACCTTCGCCCCGCTCACGCTGACCGCCCGGATCGACCCGCCCGAGCTGCCCGCCTACGGCCGGCTGCTGCTGGACGTGCTGGACGGCAACGCGGCCCTGTCCATCCGCGGCGACGAAGCCGAGGAAGCGTGGCGCGTCCTCACCCCCGTGCTGTCGGCCTGGGCCAAGGACCTCGTCCCGCTCGACGAATACCCCGCCGGCTCGGACGGGCCGGCGGAAGGAACCCGCTAG
- a CDS encoding serine protease, with translation MSLFEPAVAPPAPGFRNTGPCSAYYGEKTDKTGPAYGERLPYAPCGSTPSQLRSAYGLDQAARLGADGRGTRIAIVDAFASPTIFADVSEYTKRNDPAHPLTRARFSQDVQPQNAADEDQCGASTRYTEETLDVEAAHAMAPGADILYGGAADRTSIDAAINDVIAGHKADLISNYLAHPGEDGSADQIKSFDQLMLQAVLEGIGVYFASGDNGDNAASLGKAMPNYPAFAQWVTAVGGTSLAIGADGERLFETGWETGKSTLANVAYPPASFSPGSGGGTSHVIPQTFVPARDRARRTIHKGSDGGGKGRVVAGISVVGDASTGFLMGQTQRFPDGDYYGQFREGGTNLSTPLFAGIVAVADSLDHYHHGFLNPALYRRAAMIHDVQHVGGAVERIDFAHSVDASGGLLTSARTLDDPGLTIHTTQGYDDVTGLGSPAGLPFLLLRCRWDGERGAVPTILGTPPLEGSAHR, from the coding sequence ATGAGCCTGTTCGAGCCGGCGGTCGCGCCGCCTGCGCCGGGCTTCCGCAACACCGGCCCGTGCAGCGCGTACTACGGCGAGAAGACCGACAAGACCGGTCCGGCGTACGGCGAACGGCTTCCGTACGCGCCGTGCGGGTCCACGCCTTCGCAGCTGCGTTCGGCGTACGGCCTGGACCAGGCCGCCCGGCTGGGTGCGGACGGCCGCGGCACGAGGATCGCGATCGTGGACGCGTTCGCCTCGCCGACGATTTTCGCCGACGTGTCGGAGTACACGAAGCGCAACGACCCCGCACACCCGCTGACGCGAGCGCGGTTCAGCCAGGACGTCCAGCCGCAGAACGCGGCGGACGAGGACCAGTGCGGCGCGTCGACCCGGTACACCGAGGAAACCCTCGACGTCGAAGCCGCGCACGCCATGGCGCCCGGCGCGGACATCCTCTACGGCGGTGCCGCCGACCGCACCAGCATCGACGCCGCGATCAACGACGTGATCGCCGGCCACAAGGCCGACCTCATCTCCAACTACCTCGCCCACCCCGGCGAAGACGGGTCCGCCGACCAGATCAAGTCGTTCGACCAGCTCATGCTGCAGGCCGTGCTCGAGGGCATCGGCGTGTACTTCGCGTCGGGCGACAACGGCGACAACGCCGCGAGCCTCGGCAAGGCGATGCCGAACTACCCCGCGTTCGCGCAGTGGGTGACCGCCGTCGGCGGCACTTCACTGGCGATCGGAGCCGACGGGGAGCGCCTGTTCGAAACGGGTTGGGAGACCGGCAAGTCGACGCTGGCGAACGTCGCCTACCCGCCGGCTTCGTTCAGCCCCGGCTCCGGCGGCGGCACGAGCCACGTGATCCCCCAAACCTTCGTACCAGCGCGGGATCGTGCCCGACGCACTATCCACAAAGGATCAGACGGCGGCGGGAAGGGGCGCGTCGTCGCGGGCATCTCGGTCGTCGGCGACGCCAGCACCGGCTTCCTCATGGGCCAGACGCAGCGCTTCCCCGACGGCGACTACTACGGCCAGTTCCGCGAGGGCGGCACCAACCTGTCCACCCCGCTGTTCGCCGGCATCGTCGCCGTGGCTGACAGCCTCGACCACTACCACCACGGCTTCCTCAACCCGGCGCTCTACCGACGTGCGGCGATGATCCACGACGTGCAGCACGTCGGCGGCGCCGTGGAGCGGATCGACTTCGCCCACAGCGTCGACGCGTCCGGCGGCCTGCTGACCTCCGCCCGGACCCTCGACGACCCCGGCCTGACCATCCACACCACCCAGGGCTACGACGACGTGACCGGGCTGGGTTCGCCTGCCGGCTTGCCGTTCCTGCTTCTCCGGTGCCGGTGGGATGGTGAAAGAGGAGCTGTGCCGACAATTCTAGGCACTCCCCCACTCGAGGGATCCGCTCACCGGTAA